One window of the Shewanella cyperi genome contains the following:
- a CDS encoding methyl-accepting chemotaxis protein, which translates to MKEVKFRWIDKYLIHMTLKTKFAILAVVPIVLLVGLALALDSKFSGTMEQVQIQQARMMADRINQVAEAALANLPEDKKQDFLTGLDGNTQTLSADQADGRAANLARSGGGVDDKGQTLRAISALNGADTLTIVTLDRKKMAVSANDDAAFVFGAIAVVLFVIIMFSYYISTFVGGALYTTVMALKRAADGDLTGRLNFFQVKDEFSILAISIDTLVERQHKLVKSIAQATDQIRNVVEGFRTNAKQGQSLAAHQRQHLDSLATAMEEMTAAVREVAHNAEQSSTETQEANQQVNAGSRDIATTVQSIGQLSNEIANASAAVTVLNENASKIDEVVTTINAISEQTNLLALNAAIEAARAGEQGRGFAVVADEVRTLAGRTQAATVEIKSMIEALQSGSRNLTQVMSRTVEQAEEGKKHVIKTGEDLKSISEHSAKVFEMSVLIATSAEEQSAVANEIATNLMEIRNQSHDVEQSANQSVSGCDELHATAEQLDQLLVGLKL; encoded by the coding sequence ATGAAAGAAGTAAAATTCCGTTGGATAGATAAATACCTTATCCATATGACGTTAAAAACCAAGTTTGCCATTCTCGCCGTTGTCCCCATAGTGCTGCTGGTGGGGTTGGCGCTGGCATTGGACAGTAAATTCAGCGGGACCATGGAGCAGGTTCAAATTCAGCAGGCCAGGATGATGGCCGATCGAATCAATCAGGTGGCCGAAGCGGCACTGGCCAATCTGCCGGAAGACAAAAAGCAAGACTTTCTGACCGGATTGGATGGCAACACTCAGACCCTGAGCGCGGATCAGGCCGATGGCCGTGCGGCCAATTTGGCCCGCAGCGGTGGTGGTGTGGATGACAAGGGCCAAACCTTGAGAGCCATCAGTGCCCTCAATGGTGCCGACACATTGACCATAGTGACACTGGATCGGAAAAAAATGGCCGTCAGCGCCAATGATGATGCGGCCTTTGTGTTTGGTGCCATTGCCGTTGTGCTGTTTGTGATCATCATGTTCAGCTATTACATTTCCACCTTTGTTGGTGGCGCCCTTTATACCACTGTCATGGCCCTTAAACGCGCTGCGGATGGCGATCTGACCGGCAGGCTTAACTTTTTCCAGGTCAAGGACGAGTTCAGTATTCTTGCCATCAGCATAGACACCCTGGTCGAGCGGCAGCACAAGTTGGTGAAAAGCATTGCCCAGGCAACAGACCAAATAAGAAACGTGGTCGAGGGTTTCCGAACCAATGCCAAACAGGGGCAATCTCTGGCCGCACACCAAAGGCAACATCTGGACTCCCTGGCCACCGCCATGGAAGAAATGACGGCCGCGGTGCGTGAAGTGGCACACAATGCCGAGCAGTCCTCCACCGAAACTCAGGAAGCCAATCAGCAGGTCAATGCCGGCTCCCGCGACATAGCCACCACGGTGCAATCCATTGGCCAGCTGTCCAATGAAATTGCCAATGCCTCAGCCGCGGTGACTGTACTTAACGAAAACGCCAGCAAGATTGATGAAGTGGTGACCACAATCAACGCCATTTCAGAGCAGACCAACCTGTTGGCACTGAACGCCGCCATCGAGGCCGCCCGCGCCGGTGAGCAAGGCCGCGGCTTTGCCGTGGTCGCCGACGAAGTGCGTACTCTGGCCGGTCGTACCCAGGCAGCAACGGTGGAAATTAAGTCCATGATCGAGGCGCTGCAATCCGGTTCCCGCAACCTGACCCAGGTCATGTCGCGCACGGTTGAGCAGGCCGAAGAAGGCAAAAAGCATGTGATTAAAACCGGTGAAGATCTCAAGAGCATCTCCGAACACAGTGCCAAGGTGTTCGAGATGAGCGTGCTTATCGCCACCTCCGCCGAGGAGCAATCTGCGGTCGCCAATGAGATTGCCACCAATCTGATGGAAATACGCAATCAATCCCACGATGTGGAGCAATCGGCAAACCAGTCGGTATCAGGCTGCGACGAATTGCATGCCACCGCCGAGCAGTTGGACCAGCTGTTGGTCGGGTTAAAGCTTTAA
- the pheT gene encoding phenylalanine--tRNA ligase subunit beta: MKFSESWLREWVNPAIDRDALAHQITMAGLEVDGIEAVAGDFSGVVVGEVVECGQHPDADKLRVTKVNVGGAELIDIVCGAPNCRQGLKVAVAMVGAVLPGDFKIKKAKLRGQPSEGMLCSYSELGIDIESDGIIELPLDAPLGTDLRQYLNLDDAVIEVDLTANRADCLGMVGLAREVGVLNRVNVVEPSWQPAETGCQDAMDIKLSAPESCPRYLGRVVRNVNVNAKTPDWMVEKLRRSGIRSIDPIVDITNFVLVEFGQPMHAFDLSKIDGHIDVRLGNGEEKLTLLDGTEITVPTDTLVIADNIKPLALAGVFGGLDSGVSDTTTDILLECAFFAPLAIMGKARRLGLHTDSSHRFERGVDPELQHKVMDRATRLVLDICGGEAGPVVEAKSEAHLPKPCRITLRRSKLDRILGHQIPDADVSEILTRLGFSVVAGEGEWQVTTASYRFDMAIEEDLIEEVARIYGYNNIPNKAPVAALRMSDHQEAAISLSKVRSMLVARGFQEAITYSFVDPKLQELVHPGEPAMVLPNPISSEMSAMRLSMFTGLLTAVGHNQARQQARVRLFETGLRFVPDAQAESGVRQQAMLGAVIAGPRSDEHWSMESKTVDFFDLKGDLEAIIGLTVSVSEFSFKEARHPGLHPGQCAEILRNDRVIGYIGAIHPALEKPFGLNGKTIVFELELDALLHANLPQAQAISKFPANRRDIAVVVDETVPAADVMNLIRKVGENQLVGLNLFDVYQGKGVEPGKKSLAIALTLQDNTRTLEDKEIAEAVETVVSALKSEFNASLRD; encoded by the coding sequence ATGAAATTTAGTGAATCCTGGCTCCGCGAGTGGGTCAACCCGGCCATTGACCGTGATGCATTGGCCCATCAAATTACCATGGCCGGTCTGGAAGTGGACGGCATCGAAGCCGTTGCCGGTGACTTTTCCGGAGTGGTCGTGGGTGAAGTGGTCGAATGCGGCCAGCATCCCGATGCCGACAAACTGCGGGTGACCAAGGTGAATGTCGGTGGCGCCGAGCTTATTGATATAGTCTGTGGTGCACCAAACTGCCGTCAGGGCCTGAAAGTGGCCGTGGCCATGGTGGGCGCTGTGCTGCCGGGCGATTTTAAAATCAAGAAGGCCAAGCTCCGTGGCCAACCTTCTGAAGGCATGCTGTGTTCTTACAGCGAGCTTGGCATAGATATCGAGAGCGATGGCATCATTGAACTGCCGCTGGATGCACCGTTGGGCACAGATCTGCGCCAATACCTGAATCTGGATGACGCTGTTATCGAAGTGGATTTAACCGCCAACCGCGCCGACTGCCTTGGCATGGTGGGTCTGGCCCGCGAAGTGGGCGTACTGAACCGTGTCAACGTCGTTGAGCCCAGCTGGCAGCCGGCAGAAACCGGTTGTCAGGATGCCATGGACATCAAGCTGTCTGCACCTGAGTCCTGCCCTCGTTATCTGGGGCGTGTTGTGCGCAATGTGAATGTCAACGCCAAGACCCCTGACTGGATGGTAGAGAAACTGCGTCGCAGCGGTATCCGTTCTATCGATCCCATAGTGGATATCACCAACTTTGTGCTGGTGGAATTCGGTCAGCCGATGCATGCCTTTGATTTGAGCAAAATTGATGGTCACATCGATGTGCGCCTGGGCAATGGCGAAGAGAAGCTGACCCTGCTTGATGGCACCGAAATTACCGTTCCGACCGATACCCTGGTTATTGCCGATAACATCAAGCCGCTGGCGCTGGCCGGTGTCTTCGGTGGTCTGGATTCGGGCGTCAGCGATACCACAACGGATATATTGCTGGAATGTGCCTTCTTCGCGCCGCTTGCCATCATGGGCAAGGCCCGTCGTTTGGGACTGCATACCGACTCGTCCCACCGATTTGAGCGTGGCGTGGATCCCGAACTGCAACACAAGGTCATGGACCGGGCGACTCGCCTGGTGCTGGATATCTGTGGTGGTGAGGCCGGTCCCGTGGTTGAGGCCAAGTCAGAGGCTCATCTGCCCAAGCCTTGTCGTATTACCCTGCGTCGCAGCAAGCTCGACCGTATCCTGGGCCATCAGATCCCCGATGCCGATGTCAGCGAAATCCTGACCCGTCTGGGCTTCAGCGTGGTGGCAGGCGAGGGCGAATGGCAGGTAACTACCGCCAGTTATCGTTTTGACATGGCCATCGAAGAGGACCTGATTGAGGAAGTTGCCCGTATCTACGGTTACAACAATATCCCCAACAAGGCTCCGGTTGCGGCATTGCGTATGTCCGATCATCAGGAAGCCGCCATCAGCCTGAGCAAGGTTCGCTCAATGTTGGTCGCCCGAGGTTTCCAGGAAGCCATTACCTACAGCTTTGTCGATCCCAAGCTGCAGGAACTGGTGCATCCGGGGGAGCCGGCCATGGTGTTGCCTAACCCCATTTCCAGTGAAATGTCGGCCATGCGCCTGTCCATGTTCACCGGATTGTTGACTGCTGTTGGCCACAATCAGGCCCGTCAACAGGCTCGAGTGCGTCTTTTTGAAACTGGTTTGCGCTTTGTCCCTGATGCACAAGCAGAATCCGGCGTAAGGCAGCAAGCCATGCTGGGCGCGGTGATCGCGGGTCCAAGAAGCGATGAACATTGGTCGATGGAGTCGAAAACCGTTGATTTCTTCGATCTTAAAGGTGATTTGGAAGCCATTATCGGCTTGACAGTTTCCGTATCAGAATTTAGCTTTAAAGAAGCACGTCATCCGGGGCTGCATCCAGGCCAATGTGCTGAAATATTGAGAAATGATCGAGTCATAGGTTACATAGGTGCGATTCATCCTGCCCTTGAGAAGCCTTTTGGACTCAATGGTAAAACGATAGTGTTTGAGCTGGAATTGGATGCCCTGTTGCATGCCAATTTGCCACAAGCCCAGGCTATTTCTAAGTTCCCGGCAAACCGCCGAGACATCGCTGTAGTGGTCGATGAAACCGTCCCAGCAGCCGATGTGATGAATTTAATAAGAAAAGTTGGCGAAAATCAGTTGGTTGGCTTAAACTTGTTCGATGTATACCAGGGTAAAGGTGTTGAACCCGGCAAAAAGAGCCTGGCAATCGCACTGACGTTACAAGACAACACTCGCACACTTGAAGATAAAGAGATTGCAGAGGCGGTAGAAACTGTAGTTTCAGCACTCAAGTCCGAGTTCAACGCATCGTTGAGGGATTAA
- a CDS encoding YceI family protein: protein MKATLTALLLATGTSLVTMASAHAGPWHSVQDKSVISFVSIKKGDVAEVHDFGEFKAQLDGKGHFELEIALSSVRTGVEQRDERMKSMLFEVAQFPTVSLKAKVEMSELEDLAVGAVKMLALDAELSMHGMQANKKITLALAKLSDSRIIASSSAPVIVNGDEFGFAGGIEKLRQVAGLSAISLAVPVNFVLTLEK from the coding sequence ATGAAAGCTACACTCACGGCTCTGCTATTGGCTACGGGGACGTCTCTGGTGACCATGGCATCGGCACATGCTGGGCCCTGGCACAGTGTGCAGGATAAGTCGGTAATAAGTTTTGTATCTATAAAGAAAGGCGATGTGGCCGAGGTGCACGATTTCGGCGAATTTAAGGCGCAATTGGACGGCAAGGGGCACTTTGAGCTCGAAATAGCCCTGAGCTCGGTGCGTACCGGCGTTGAGCAGCGGGACGAGCGCATGAAAAGCATGCTGTTTGAGGTGGCGCAATTCCCAACCGTTTCGCTCAAGGCCAAGGTGGAAATGAGTGAGCTTGAGGACCTGGCAGTGGGGGCCGTGAAAATGCTGGCACTGGATGCTGAGTTGAGTATGCATGGCATGCAGGCCAATAAGAAAATCACCCTGGCACTGGCCAAATTGTCCGATTCCAGAATAATCGCCAGCAGTAGTGCACCCGTGATAGTCAATGGTGACGAATTTGGGTTCGCGGGCGGTATTGAAAAGCTGCGCCAGGTGGCCGGGCTTTCCGCTATTAGTCTCGCAGTTCCGGTTAACTTCGTGCTGACACTGGAAAAATAA
- the pheS gene encoding phenylalanine--tRNA ligase subunit alpha, translated as MQQLTEIVEQALAAIDAAADLKALDDIRVDFLGKKGRITDMMKMMATLSAEEKPAFGQAVNDAKQAVQHKLGERIDGLRAAELEAKLVSEKVDVTLPGRTMDNGGLHPVTRTIERIEAFFGELGFTVKQGPEIEDDFHNFDALNISEHHPARADHDTFYFNPKLMLRTQTSGVQIRTMETEKPPLRIISPGRVYRNDYDMTHTPMFHQVEGLLVDEHVNFAELKGILHDFLRNFFEQDLQVRFRPSYFPFTEPSAEVDVMGKNGKWLEVLGCGMVHPNVLRSVGIDPEKYSGFAFGMGVERLTMLRYGVNDLRAFFENDLRFLKQFK; from the coding sequence ATGCAGCAACTAACCGAGATAGTAGAGCAGGCGTTGGCCGCCATTGATGCGGCCGCCGATCTGAAAGCGCTGGATGATATCCGGGTGGACTTTTTGGGTAAAAAAGGCCGGATCACCGACATGATGAAGATGATGGCCACTCTCAGTGCCGAGGAAAAGCCCGCCTTTGGTCAGGCAGTGAACGACGCCAAACAAGCGGTGCAGCACAAGTTGGGTGAACGCATTGATGGCCTGCGCGCTGCTGAATTGGAAGCCAAGCTGGTATCCGAAAAGGTGGACGTGACCTTGCCAGGCCGCACCATGGACAATGGCGGTTTGCATCCTGTTACCCGCACCATAGAGCGCATCGAAGCCTTCTTCGGTGAGCTGGGCTTCACCGTGAAGCAAGGGCCCGAAATCGAGGATGATTTCCATAACTTCGATGCACTGAACATTTCCGAGCATCATCCGGCCCGTGCCGATCACGACACCTTTTATTTCAATCCCAAGCTGATGTTGCGTACGCAAACCTCAGGGGTGCAGATCCGCACTATGGAAACCGAGAAGCCGCCACTGCGGATCATCTCCCCCGGACGTGTGTATCGCAATGACTACGACATGACTCATACGCCCATGTTCCATCAGGTTGAAGGCCTGTTGGTGGACGAGCATGTCAATTTTGCCGAGCTAAAGGGCATACTGCACGACTTCCTGCGCAACTTCTTCGAGCAGGATCTGCAAGTGCGTTTCCGTCCTTCCTACTTCCCCTTCACCGAGCCTTCTGCCGAAGTGGACGTGATGGGCAAAAACGGCAAATGGCTGGAAGTGCTCGGCTGCGGCATGGTGCATCCCAACGTGCTGCGCAGTGTTGGCATCGATCCCGAAAAATACTCGGGTTTTGCCTTTGGTATGGGGGTCGAGCGCCTGACCATGCTGCGCTATGGCGTTAACGATTTGCGCGCATTCTTCGAGAATGACCTGCGTTTCCTCAAGCAATTCAAATAA
- a CDS encoding DUF3802 family protein produces MVTDKDGYVHLIQYLTENLGLFETPEGTGLADETVMELFEEQLSAQIIMVCGQNPALNFAQRNMIIREIDAIVYDLEEILANVGGKKATPEQTLFITEFSGLIKNLFDQEISKLLHA; encoded by the coding sequence ATGGTTACTGATAAAGATGGATATGTGCACCTCATTCAATATCTCACCGAGAATTTGGGGCTGTTTGAGACCCCTGAAGGCACGGGATTGGCCGACGAGACCGTGATGGAGCTGTTTGAGGAGCAATTGTCTGCTCAAATTATCATGGTCTGCGGACAGAACCCGGCATTGAATTTCGCCCAGCGCAATATGATTATTCGGGAGATCGATGCCATTGTGTACGATCTCGAAGAAATCCTCGCCAATGTCGGCGGTAAAAAGGCGACGCCGGAGCAGACGCTTTTTATTACCGAGTTTTCGGGCCTGATTAAAAATCTGTTTGATCAGGAAATCTCCAAGCTGTTACACGCCTGA
- the ihfA gene encoding integration host factor subunit alpha encodes MALTKAEMAEHLFETLGINKRVAKEMVEAFFEEIRGALESGEQVKLSGFGNFDLRDKNQRPGRNPKTGEDIPISARRVVTFRPGQKLKSRVETANSDK; translated from the coding sequence ATGGCACTTACCAAGGCCGAAATGGCAGAGCATCTTTTTGAAACGCTTGGTATCAACAAGCGTGTTGCCAAAGAGATGGTTGAAGCGTTCTTCGAGGAAATCCGTGGCGCGCTGGAAAGTGGTGAGCAGGTCAAATTATCCGGTTTTGGCAATTTTGACCTCAGGGACAAAAACCAAAGACCCGGTCGGAATCCAAAAACCGGTGAAGACATTCCAATTTCTGCCCGTCGCGTGGTGACTTTCCGCCCGGGACAGAAACTGAAGAGCCGCGTTGAAACGGCAAATTCAGACAAATAA
- a CDS encoding SpoIIAA family protein, translated as MFSILEENASEVLTVIVSDRVTGEDFEQVLLPAIDAKLKDHASIELLFDIEDSCQGFSLTSVWMDALLALFHAGDVSRVAILVDSPGLKLLAQAQALFMPWPVAIYPRHRKGDARKWLGLTAA; from the coding sequence ATGTTCAGTATTCTTGAGGAAAATGCCAGTGAAGTGCTCACCGTTATTGTCAGTGACAGGGTCACGGGTGAGGATTTTGAGCAGGTGCTGTTGCCGGCAATAGACGCGAAACTGAAAGATCATGCCAGTATCGAGTTGCTGTTTGATATCGAAGATAGTTGCCAGGGCTTTAGCCTGACCTCGGTTTGGATGGACGCTTTATTGGCCCTGTTCCATGCCGGCGATGTGAGCCGGGTCGCTATCCTGGTGGATAGCCCGGGGCTTAAACTGTTGGCGCAGGCCCAGGCTTTGTTCATGCCCTGGCCCGTGGCCATCTATCCGCGCCACCGCAAGGGGGATGCCAGGAAATGGCTGGGTCTCACTGCCGCCTGA
- a CDS encoding PAS domain-containing protein, with product MATLMLVATIGIVLQVQKDDRRRQELNLNLSYGQLMVAKLTQLTTQINTLTIATAEMAGINSANHALLANTVPHMLNFPGDQGLIAGGGIWPDSTNNNEAGSPQLFWARDALGILQPNSGYNSEQQADYHQEIWFAPLRLFPAGKVLWSPAYIDRFSKEAMVTAAVPMWQQHAFLGTATVDVSLRGLEQWLLQETEGLGGYLMVFDSVNRLIAAPKGPELSAQEPQELDSLAAEFNPLKSLIADTDSRFIEQEIAGAGPARFDDLPQGVPKKQQALFRALLNASGRQWPRSATLLGTLSMARDPMLDEPAQYSVFLMPDTFWKVVTVTPQSSLREEALLLIGQAGLWLILVQLVALMVLFGAQHKLLIRPLVAMVQALKNNQPATLELVSRSFQDEIGTLASAFVSRTRQLEITMASLDASNLALEQQIEVQKEAQQELLRYRDQLNALLKSTPNLIYIKDTQGRYLLVNDKYCETLGIERPRLLGSTDQQLFARDLANIYRDNDLRVLNQGGAIQVEEPLPTLHGEKRFQMTKFAIADEEGAIQAVGTIAFDIQHRRRAELKLQQEQQLLHSKLQGCELQIKALSSEIQAMEQKKDQLQRQNQVEAGQNRLARWEDTMLKHWLTALVRQLMQRQDTLMSHSFNDPALLKQGVTAQGDQLRLIYRIVGVQQDTKPVLLDEVLSLLQQSQSNRWQQLGIQLTCRYNDDLKLHINPWHLTLLCFCLFELMAEFAKNRSASQWTLECNQQQLQLSCPRLVGLKDNSILSDRENEDNPLQSLTAWFTAVVGGTIIADTQQGLQLRCKLPQSQPE from the coding sequence GTGGCAACCCTGATGTTGGTCGCCACCATAGGCATAGTGTTGCAGGTTCAAAAGGATGACAGGCGCAGACAAGAGTTAAACCTGAATCTCAGCTATGGCCAATTAATGGTGGCCAAGTTAACCCAGCTGACCACCCAGATTAATACCCTCACCATTGCCACAGCCGAAATGGCCGGCATCAATAGCGCCAACCACGCCCTGCTGGCCAATACCGTGCCCCACATGCTCAATTTTCCGGGCGACCAAGGCTTGATTGCCGGGGGGGGGATCTGGCCCGATAGCACAAACAACAACGAGGCCGGCAGCCCCCAGCTGTTTTGGGCAAGAGATGCGCTCGGCATACTTCAGCCCAACTCTGGTTATAACAGTGAGCAACAGGCGGATTATCACCAGGAAATTTGGTTTGCTCCCCTCAGGCTTTTCCCGGCAGGTAAGGTACTCTGGTCGCCGGCCTACATAGACAGATTCAGCAAGGAAGCCATGGTCACAGCAGCTGTGCCCATGTGGCAGCAACACGCTTTCCTGGGTACGGCCACCGTTGACGTCAGCCTTCGGGGACTGGAGCAATGGTTATTGCAGGAAACAGAGGGACTCGGTGGCTATCTGATGGTATTCGACTCCGTCAACCGCTTGATAGCCGCTCCCAAGGGACCGGAATTGAGCGCCCAAGAACCACAGGAATTGGATAGCCTGGCCGCGGAATTCAATCCGCTGAAGTCGCTGATAGCGGATACAGATAGTCGCTTTATCGAGCAGGAAATAGCGGGTGCCGGTCCGGCTCGGTTTGACGATTTGCCGCAAGGGGTCCCCAAAAAACAGCAGGCCTTGTTCCGGGCGCTGCTCAATGCCAGCGGCCGCCAATGGCCGCGCAGTGCAACTTTGCTGGGCACCTTGTCGATGGCAAGGGACCCCATGCTCGACGAACCCGCCCAGTATTCCGTATTTTTAATGCCTGATACCTTTTGGAAAGTCGTCACAGTCACTCCCCAGTCATCCCTGCGTGAAGAAGCCTTGCTGCTGATTGGCCAGGCCGGTCTGTGGCTGATCCTGGTTCAGCTTGTGGCCCTGATGGTACTTTTCGGGGCCCAGCACAAATTGCTGATCCGGCCACTCGTGGCCATGGTTCAGGCCCTGAAAAACAATCAGCCCGCCACACTGGAGCTTGTCTCAAGAAGCTTTCAGGATGAAATAGGCACCCTGGCATCGGCCTTTGTCAGCCGTACCCGACAATTGGAGATCACCATGGCCAGCCTCGATGCCAGCAACCTGGCACTTGAGCAGCAAATCGAAGTGCAAAAGGAAGCGCAGCAAGAGCTGCTGCGCTATCGGGATCAATTGAATGCACTGCTGAAGTCGACGCCCAATCTTATCTATATCAAAGATACCCAGGGACGCTACCTGTTGGTAAATGACAAGTATTGCGAAACCCTGGGTATTGAGCGGCCGCGACTGCTTGGCAGCACGGATCAGCAACTGTTTGCCCGGGATTTGGCCAATATTTACCGGGATAACGATCTGCGGGTATTGAATCAGGGCGGAGCCATTCAAGTGGAAGAGCCCTTGCCCACCCTCCACGGAGAAAAACGTTTTCAGATGACCAAGTTTGCCATTGCCGACGAAGAAGGCGCCATACAGGCTGTCGGTACCATAGCTTTTGACATCCAGCACAGACGGCGGGCGGAACTCAAACTGCAACAGGAACAGCAGCTGCTGCACTCCAAATTGCAAGGCTGCGAGTTGCAGATCAAAGCACTGTCCAGCGAAATTCAGGCCATGGAGCAGAAAAAAGACCAACTGCAGCGGCAAAACCAAGTCGAGGCCGGCCAAAACCGACTGGCCCGCTGGGAAGACACTATGCTCAAGCATTGGCTAACGGCGCTTGTCCGTCAGCTGATGCAAAGACAAGACACTCTCATGTCGCACAGTTTTAATGATCCAGCCCTGCTCAAGCAAGGGGTCACGGCACAGGGAGACCAGTTGCGGCTGATATACCGGATAGTGGGAGTACAACAGGACACCAAACCTGTGCTGCTGGATGAGGTGCTGTCCTTGTTGCAACAATCACAATCAAATCGTTGGCAACAATTGGGCATTCAACTGACATGCCGCTATAACGATGATCTTAAGTTACATATCAATCCCTGGCATCTGACCTTATTGTGTTTTTGTCTGTTTGAGCTAATGGCGGAGTTCGCCAAAAACAGATCAGCCAGCCAATGGACGCTGGAGTGCAATCAGCAGCAGTTGCAACTGTCCTGCCCCAGGCTCGTGGGACTCAAGGACAATTCAATCTTGTCTGACCGGGAAAATGAAGACAATCCGCTGCAGTCACTGACTGCCTGGTTTACTGCTGTGGTTGGCGGGACCATAATTGCGGATACCCAGCAAGGCCTGCAACTGCGGTGCAAGCTGCCACAATCGCAACCTGAGTAG
- the pdxH gene encoding pyridoxamine 5'-phosphate oxidase, translating into MTDLSDIRREYTKGGLRRAELPAEPMALFEKWMEQAKEAELSDPTAMCVATVDENGQPYQRIVLLKRFDERGFVFFTNLGSRKAQQLAQNAHVSLLFPWHPLERQVAVTGIAEQLSNAEVLKYFVTRPKESQIAAWVSNQSSKLSARQVLEAKFMEMKQKFAKGEVPLPSFWGGYLVKPDSIEFWQGGEHRLHDRFLYSRQGQGWEISRLAP; encoded by the coding sequence ATGACAGATCTTAGCGATATTCGCCGCGAATATACCAAGGGCGGTTTACGCCGGGCGGAGTTGCCTGCCGAGCCCATGGCCCTGTTTGAAAAATGGATGGAGCAGGCCAAAGAGGCCGAGCTGTCCGATCCCACCGCCATGTGTGTGGCCACAGTGGACGAAAACGGCCAACCTTATCAGCGCATAGTGTTACTCAAAAGATTCGATGAGCGCGGTTTTGTCTTCTTTACCAACCTCGGCAGTCGCAAGGCCCAACAATTGGCACAAAACGCCCATGTCAGTTTGCTGTTTCCCTGGCATCCGCTTGAGCGTCAGGTGGCTGTTACCGGCATCGCCGAGCAGTTATCCAATGCCGAAGTGCTGAAGTACTTTGTCACCCGCCCCAAGGAAAGTCAGATCGCGGCGTGGGTGTCCAATCAGTCCAGCAAGCTGAGTGCCCGTCAGGTGCTGGAAGCCAAGTTCATGGAAATGAAACAAAAGTTTGCCAAGGGCGAGGTGCCTTTGCCCTCGTTCTGGGGCGGCTATCTGGTGAAACCCGACAGCATTGAATTCTGGCAGGGCGGCGAGCACAGGCTCCACGACAGATTCCTTTACAGCCGTCAGGGGCAGGGCTGGGAAATCAGCCGTCTGGCGCCCTGA
- a CDS encoding cold-shock protein produces the protein MSNQQVIGTVKWFNDEKGFGFLSMENATDVFVHFRAINGNGRKTLKEGQKVSFSLVAGQKGPQAENVTVI, from the coding sequence ATGTCAAATCAACAGGTTATTGGCACAGTTAAGTGGTTCAACGACGAAAAGGGTTTTGGATTTCTCAGCATGGAAAACGCCACGGACGTGTTTGTGCATTTCCGTGCCATTAATGGTAATGGACGCAAAACACTGAAAGAAGGTCAGAAAGTCAGTTTCAGCCTGGTTGCGGGACAAAAAGGCCCCCAGGCCGAAAACGTGACAGTCATATAA